AGCTGTGACCATAGATATATTCATGTTGGGTTTTATAAACCAATCTACAATGTCTGCCGTATCGTTAGCTGGGCAAATTACATTTGTATTAACACTGTTTTATATGGGATTGTCTGCAGGGGTAGGGATTTTGACTGCCCAGTATTGGGGAAAGAAAGATTTAATGACAATTGAACGGGTCTTTAGTATCGGATGTACGATGTCTATTATTATATCCGCTATCTTTTTTGCAATATCGCTGTTGATGCCGGATCACTTAATGAGTTTTTTTACAAATGACGACACGTTAATACGATATGGATCGAGTTTTTTGCGAGTGATCTCGTTCTCCTATCTGATAAGCGGAATATCTCAAATGTACTTTAGTGTAATTAGAAGCATGGAAAATGCCCGTGTGAGTGCCTGGATCAGCTCTATGTGCCTTGTATTGAACATTCTCTTGAATGTAATAAGTATTTTTATACTTTATCCGGATCAGCCAGAAAAGGTTATCGTAGCCGTTGCTTTCTCGACAGTTCTGGCACGTATCGTTGAATTTGGCTGCTGTATCATCCACTCGATCAAAGCTGGTTTAAAGTTTAGGTTACCTTTACATGACATGGTTCAGCGTAATTTGATTAAGGATTTTCTGAGGTATACACTACCCGTTCAAGGAAACTATATTGTTTGGGGATGTGCATTAACTGTGACATCTGCAATTATTGGACATATCAATGCGGATATGGTCGCTGCAAATTCAGTTGCCTCGGTCGTTAAGAATCTGGTTATTGTATTATGCGGAGGTCTTGCAAGTGGGGGTTCCGTACTTGTTGGTAAATATTTAGGCAATGGCGAAATTGAAATGGCTAAAAGAGCTGGGAAAATATTGAATGTATATGCTATATGGTTTGGAATCATTGCAGGTATCACCATGCTATTACTGAAGCCTTTGGTGTTTATGCTTGTCAATTTGGATGATCAAGCACAAATATATTTGAGTGGAATGCTGCTGGTCTGTGCTTATTGTTGTATTCCGAAATCAATAAACTCCACGACGATTGGAGGAATATTTGTTGCTGGAGGGGATTCCAGATTTGGATTTTGGTGTGACACGATTGTAATGTGGGGCATCATATTACCGCTGGGATACATGAGTGCATTTGTGTGGCAACTCTCCCCTCTAACGATATTTATTATCCTCAATTTAGACGAGGTTATTAAAGCTCCGATTGCCTTAATACGTTATTTTAAATATAAATGGCTTAACAATATTACGAGGGACCTCACATGGAGTAAGTGTCGATGAAGGTTCTAATTTACAGAAAAAGAAAGATTAATAAAAACGAAAGGAGATTTTCATGAAAATTGAACATATTGCTATGTATGTACAAGATTTAGAAAGCTGTAGACAATTTTATAGCAAATTCTTTAATGCTAAGTCAAATAGTCAATACCATAATCCCAAAACTGGATTAAGGACCTATTTCCTCATGTTTGAGGGTGGCGCAAGATTGGAGATTATGAGTAGACCGGATATGGTAGAAGGCGTTCATGATCTATTGCGGACGGGCTTAACTCATTTAGCTTTTAGCTTAGGCAGTAGGGAACAAGTAGATCTGCTAACCAAGCAATTGGCGGAAGCGGGGTTTAGAACGTTAAGTGGGCCGCGGACCACTGGTGACGGATATTATGAAAGCTGTATAATTGGGCCAGAAAACATTCAAATTGAACTTACTGTCTAATAATGAATTCTTGATTACATGTAGCTCAAGAAAACTAAAAGAGGTGAAGAATTTGACAGAAGAAGAGCGAATATTCAAAGGGATATTATACAATCCAGGAAACGTAGAATTAAAGCGTAAAAAGCTTCTCGCCCACAATTTGAGTAGTCAATATAGTCGAACATTTGAGGATCAGACAGAGGAACGGGAGGAGATATTGTCACGGTTACTTGATAGCATGGGTGAGCATTGTTTTATCCAGGGTCCTGTGTTTTTTCATTATGGTGTGCATACGAAAATTGGTAATCATTTTTTTGGAAACTATAATCTTACAGTACAGGATGATGCACAGGTTACGATAGGTGATCATGTTAGTTTTGGGCCTAATGTAACCATCGTTACACCTGTTCACCCATTCGTCGCCTCCGAGCGTAGACAAATGCTTGATCAAAATGGTGATGCTGCGGTATTATGCTACGCTAAGCCTGTTAGCATTGGTAACGATGTTTGGCTCTCAGCCAATGTAACTGTATGTGGAGGGGTTACGATTGGAGATCGATGCGTAATAGGTGCAGGTAGTGTCGTGACTCAGGACATTCCAGAAGATTCTTTTACAGCAGGTGTACCGTGTAAAGTAATCCGAAAAATAACTAACTTGGATAGCATGCGACATAAACCGGACATACTCACAGATTGCCGTATAAATGAGTAGAGAAGAAATGAAGCAGAATCCATTTGCTTTCTAAAATGTTCATTCCGAGGGCACCCGCGAGGGTGTCCTTTGTTTGTGTACGTCTTGTGGTACCTTTTATTGATTGAAACCCTCAAAAGGGGCGAAACCAAGCTTAGACAAGAACAAAGGTGTCGACTCGTGAGATCGAATCAGCGGGAACAGAGGCAAATGCGCGGATCGAGGTACACGAACTAAATTTAAGATCTAAATATTACATCATATGTCATGTTTATATAGAGAAATGGAGAAGAAATTCAATAAAAAGGTAATATCAGGGGGTGTATTCACGTAGTTATTTCAATGATTATGTGGCTGTATGGGTCCAAAATACTGAGATAGTCCAAGCGTACTATGGATATTTTGTGTGCTTGATGAAAATAAATTAAAAACATTCCCAAAAATAGTCTTGTCAATTTACCTGACTTCTGATTATAATGACATTAAGAGTTTCACGCTTTGTTAGAAAATATAACATTGGGGAGTGGGGTAAAAATGAAAAAGAAATGGTTGATGATGTTACTGGCCATGATTACACTGATGGTTTATCCGGTAAGTGCTTTTGCGGCAGACGGTCCGACAAACGCAGATTTGCAAATCGGGTTGGACACTGCGTTCACCTTCCTGGCATTCATTTTAGTTTTCTTTATGCAAGCGGGGTTTGCAATGCTTGAAGCAGGTTCAGTTCGGATGAAGAATGCAGGTCACGTAGCCGGTAAGACGGTACTGACACTGGCCATTGCGAGTCTTTGCTTCTGGGCTGTTGGCTTTGGTCTTGGCTTCGGTAACGGTAACGGCTTCTTCGGAACTACAGGCTTCTTGTATGGCGGAGATTCAACAGCATCTTCATTTGAATCACTTGCATTTTCTGATGTTACTTTAAATGTTAAATTCTTGTTCCAAATGGCCTTTGCAGCGGTTTCCTTAGCTATCGTATCTGGAGGTATGGCAGAACGTGCAAAGATTAGTGTGTACATTATATTCGGAATTTTATTCTCAATCGTAATTTATCCTGTCGTAGCGCACTGGGTATGGGGTGGCGGTTGGTTGGCTGAGCTGGGAATGCAAGATTATGCGGGTTCCACGGTTGTCCATCTTACAGGTGCAACTGCAGCGGTAGTAGCGACCATATTGCTTAAGCCACGACTTGGCAAGTTCAATAAAGATGGTAAACCGGTCATTATTCCAGGTCATAACCAAGTATTCACTGTACTAGGTGTGATTATCCTCTGGTTTGGTTGGTTCGGATTCAATCCAGGTAGTGCTTTGTCCCCAATGGGAGGTTTCTTTGGTCACGTAGCATTAACTACGAATATCGCAGCAGCAGCAGGCGGATTGGCAGCTTTGATTGCTTCTTGGTTGTATTTTGGTAAATCTGATATTCCTGCAATGCTGAATGGTGTTCTAGCTGCGCTGGTTGCAATTACTGGAGCATGCGCTTATGTTGAACCATGGGCAGCAATTATTATTGGATTGGTTGCAGGTGCGTTCACATTCATGACTTCCCAATGGCTGGAACGTGCAGGGCTTGACGATCCGATCTATGCTTTCTCTGTACATGGTATTGCGGGAATGTGGGGGGCGGTTTCCACAGGTCTATTCGCTGTACCGGAGCTGATTACTAAAGGTGGCTTGGTAGGGGAAGCTGGATTGTTCTACGGTGGCGGTTTCCACCAACTGGGTGTTCAAGTACTGGGGGTAGTTGGAACTTTTGCTTTCGTAGCTGTACTTTCTTTCATCATCTTGTATGTAATGAAGGTGACGATCGGACTTCGTGTTACGGAAGAAGAAGAATTGATGGGTCTGGATATCAGTGAGCATGGTACTTACGGATACCCTGAACAAATGAAATTAATCGCTGAATCGGAATCCAAAACCCTTAAACAATAATATTAATCCTCAGACAGGGAGGCGGACCGTGTGGCTTCGATGGAGTTAACAGATGAGTATAATGATGAAAGCTTTAGGACCATCGTCTTAGCCGGTTCGCCACAGGAGCTTAAAGAGAGGCGAATTGCTTGCCAAAGTATTCTGCTTGAACAGTTAAATGTGATTCCAATTGAGGAATGGATGTTTCGTGTGAATACGATGCATGATCTTATTGCACAGACTGCGGTACTCATATGTGAGGCGCAAATGAAAGAGGCGGGCTATGGCCCGCCTCCCTGTGCTTATTCCTTTATTGTGTTTGGCAGTAGTGGGAGGCAGGAGGCTACGCTGTGGAGTGATCAGGATAATGGACTGATCGTTGACGGTGAGCCAGATGGTGAGAAGAATAGATATTTTGAATTTTTTGGAACGATATTATCCGATCTGCTTGAAGAGGTAGGATATGAGAAATGTGCAGGGAAGGTCATGTGTTCCCAAGGGATGTGGCGGAAGACCTTATCTGAATGGATGGAGCAATTGAAGGAATGGAGAACCCAATTGGAATGGGAGCCTATCCGGTATCTTATCATTTCTTCAGATATGCGCCATGTTGCAGGAAGTGCTGAGTTATCAGCGCTGTGGCAAGAGGCTTTTTATGAAGGCTTTGTTGACAACGAAAAGTTGTCCGTTGCCGTTCTTCGTAATACAGTCCGCCATAAAGCGACTTTGAATCTGCTGGGACAGGTGTTGACAGAGCGCTTTGGTGATTATGCAGGTGGATTTGATATTAAGTATGGGGTCTATATCCCATTAGTAAATATTGTTAGACGATTGTCATTATTGCATGGAATTAAAGCTAACTCGACCTTAGAGCGAATTGAAGAGCTTGATAAGCTTCACAAGTATCAACATTTGGATAATATTCGGCGAGCTTTCTTGCTGGCGATGCGGATGCGAGTGAACACACCATTTAGTGTCCAGGATGGACTGTTAATCAGCAGTGATTATGTTGCTGAAAGTGAACTGAAGAATAAGCAGCTGTTGTCTGAGCTGCGAGAAAGTCTGCTGCTTGTTAGACGTCTTCATCGGGCGTTGCAGCGTCAGCTCCGCTCAGCGGAAAGGTGGCGAACATGAGGGAGCCGAACAAGAATGGGGGATTTTGGAATAACCTGAGACAAGGCGGAATGCCGTCGGCGATCGCTTCGATGAAGGGTGGAGAAACGGCTCATCAGACTGCACAGCAAATGGCCTATATCCGATCACTCATGCGTGAAAAGCGTCGTCCTGAGGTGCTGCGTACCCCGCTGTCAGAACTTGAGACTGTTATATTTGACTTAGAGACGACGGGATTCTCTCATCAGCATGGGGATGAAATTATGTCGTTTGGTGCAATTAAGGTTGTTGGAGAGAATATTAAGGAAGATGAATGCTTTTATACCTTGGTGAATTGTCAGACGACTATTCCAGATGATATTACGAGGTTAACAGGGATAACGGAAGAAATGACTGGGTCCGCCCCCTCCTTAATAGATGGTCTTCACAATTTTATGTCCTTTGTCGGGCAAAATGTGCTGGTGGCACATGCAAGCTCTCATGATAAAGCTTTTCTTAATGCTGCGTTATGGAAAACTTCTAAAGTTCAGCTTACACACCGGGTGCTGGATACGATGATGCTTGCACGTTGGCTCGAGCCGCAGCGTAGCAACTATACACTCGACGAGCTGTTAAATGTCCATGAAATTCCGGTTCGTGGACGTCACAATGCATTAGAAGATGCCAAAATGACAGCCCAACTATGGGTGGCTTATCTTCGAGAAATATCGGAGCGGGGTCAAGTAGATACCTTAGGTGATTTATATGCTTATTTGAGTAGAACGTGAAGCGGGGCTTGAATTAATTCAGGGACAGGTGTTCCTTGTTCATTTGAATACCGCTCAATATAAAATCCATTCAGAATTGGAGAGCAACCATCTTTAGTTCTGGGAGAACCGATAAGGTAGATCTTAAATTCAGGCCCTAGTGCTGCTAATCCTTTATAATCAGCGAGCGAGGGTATTGGTTCTGAATTTGGATGGGAATGAAATAAACCGATGAGTGTCGGCTCATTGTAAAGGACATGAATCCACTCTTCAGGGTGGGGAGTAAATGTGTGCAGCGGGTCTGGCGCTACGTTGCGCATAGGTACGTAAGTATCGATGAGCATGCCACCCGCTGCGGCAGCACCCAGCAGGACTCCGCATGCTTCATGCGGATAACTGGACAGCAGGTGCTTCCCCAGCGCTTGCTGTACGGAATGTTTCAGTCTTATAGGCTGAATATTTCCCTGTAATGTTGCCATTTGTTCACCCCTCTCTCTTCATTAGGGTTTCGTCGCTGACGGAACCCTCTTTTTTGTATGAAAATATGTGTACAAGTTTCTTGCTATACAAAAATTTTTATATTTCTTTTTCTCTAAAAAATGGATGGTTTGAAATTGAAGTTAATGAGGGTACAATAGTAGAAAACTATTCCATTTGAAAAGGAACAGATCCCAATGAAAGCAGTAAATAAATTAAATATCACGATAGTAATTCTTATTGTATGCGTAGCAGGGTTTGCGGTGTGGCATAATCGTGAGCCGAAGGCTGTCGCTGTTTTTGGACAGCAAGATGAGCCGCCAATGAAAATTGGGCCTAGGGCTGGATTGCTCGCGCCTTCATTTTCACTCCAAGGAACGGATGGAACTATCTATGCTGTTAACGGTCCGCGTGAGAAGGCGGTCCTCGTTAATTTCTGGGCATCCTGGTGTGATCCCTGCAAGCAGGAAGCTCCTGAGCTTAATGCCATGGCGGAAAAGTATAAGGATGTTCTAGATATTTACGGTATTAATGTGAGTAGTCAGGATTATAAACCTAATGCAGAACGTTTTATCAAGAAATACGGTCTTGTATTCCC
This Paenibacillus sp. FSL R5-0345 DNA region includes the following protein-coding sequences:
- a CDS encoding MATE family efflux transporter, producing the protein MRDKQFNRQLLNLVIPIALQNLISSLAVTIDIFMLGFINQSTMSAVSLAGQITFVLTLFYMGLSAGVGILTAQYWGKKDLMTIERVFSIGCTMSIIISAIFFAISLLMPDHLMSFFTNDDTLIRYGSSFLRVISFSYLISGISQMYFSVIRSMENARVSAWISSMCLVLNILLNVISIFILYPDQPEKVIVAVAFSTVLARIVEFGCCIIHSIKAGLKFRLPLHDMVQRNLIKDFLRYTLPVQGNYIVWGCALTVTSAIIGHINADMVAANSVASVVKNLVIVLCGGLASGGSVLVGKYLGNGEIEMAKRAGKILNVYAIWFGIIAGITMLLLKPLVFMLVNLDDQAQIYLSGMLLVCAYCCIPKSINSTTIGGIFVAGGDSRFGFWCDTIVMWGIILPLGYMSAFVWQLSPLTIFIILNLDEVIKAPIALIRYFKYKWLNNITRDLTWSKCR
- a CDS encoding VOC family protein; the encoded protein is MKIEHIAMYVQDLESCRQFYSKFFNAKSNSQYHNPKTGLRTYFLMFEGGARLEIMSRPDMVEGVHDLLRTGLTHLAFSLGSREQVDLLTKQLAEAGFRTLSGPRTTGDGYYESCIIGPENIQIELTV
- a CDS encoding sugar O-acetyltransferase — translated: MKNLTEEERIFKGILYNPGNVELKRKKLLAHNLSSQYSRTFEDQTEEREEILSRLLDSMGEHCFIQGPVFFHYGVHTKIGNHFFGNYNLTVQDDAQVTIGDHVSFGPNVTIVTPVHPFVASERRQMLDQNGDAAVLCYAKPVSIGNDVWLSANVTVCGGVTIGDRCVIGAGSVVTQDIPEDSFTAGVPCKVIRKITNLDSMRHKPDILTDCRINE
- a CDS encoding ammonium transporter gives rise to the protein MKKKWLMMLLAMITLMVYPVSAFAADGPTNADLQIGLDTAFTFLAFILVFFMQAGFAMLEAGSVRMKNAGHVAGKTVLTLAIASLCFWAVGFGLGFGNGNGFFGTTGFLYGGDSTASSFESLAFSDVTLNVKFLFQMAFAAVSLAIVSGGMAERAKISVYIIFGILFSIVIYPVVAHWVWGGGWLAELGMQDYAGSTVVHLTGATAAVVATILLKPRLGKFNKDGKPVIIPGHNQVFTVLGVIILWFGWFGFNPGSALSPMGGFFGHVALTTNIAAAAGGLAALIASWLYFGKSDIPAMLNGVLAALVAITGACAYVEPWAAIIIGLVAGAFTFMTSQWLERAGLDDPIYAFSVHGIAGMWGAVSTGLFAVPELITKGGLVGEAGLFYGGGFHQLGVQVLGVVGTFAFVAVLSFIILYVMKVTIGLRVTEEEELMGLDISEHGTYGYPEQMKLIAESESKTLKQ
- a CDS encoding DUF294 nucleotidyltransferase-like domain-containing protein codes for the protein MELTDEYNDESFRTIVLAGSPQELKERRIACQSILLEQLNVIPIEEWMFRVNTMHDLIAQTAVLICEAQMKEAGYGPPPCAYSFIVFGSSGRQEATLWSDQDNGLIVDGEPDGEKNRYFEFFGTILSDLLEEVGYEKCAGKVMCSQGMWRKTLSEWMEQLKEWRTQLEWEPIRYLIISSDMRHVAGSAELSALWQEAFYEGFVDNEKLSVAVLRNTVRHKATLNLLGQVLTERFGDYAGGFDIKYGVYIPLVNIVRRLSLLHGIKANSTLERIEELDKLHKYQHLDNIRRAFLLAMRMRVNTPFSVQDGLLISSDYVAESELKNKQLLSELRESLLLVRRLHRALQRQLRSAERWRT
- a CDS encoding exonuclease domain-containing protein; translated protein: MREPNKNGGFWNNLRQGGMPSAIASMKGGETAHQTAQQMAYIRSLMREKRRPEVLRTPLSELETVIFDLETTGFSHQHGDEIMSFGAIKVVGENIKEDECFYTLVNCQTTIPDDITRLTGITEEMTGSAPSLIDGLHNFMSFVGQNVLVAHASSHDKAFLNAALWKTSKVQLTHRVLDTMMLARWLEPQRSNYTLDELLNVHEIPVRGRHNALEDAKMTAQLWVAYLREISERGQVDTLGDLYAYLSRT
- a CDS encoding Mov34/MPN/PAD-1 family protein: MATLQGNIQPIRLKHSVQQALGKHLLSSYPHEACGVLLGAAAAGGMLIDTYVPMRNVAPDPLHTFTPHPEEWIHVLYNEPTLIGLFHSHPNSEPIPSLADYKGLAALGPEFKIYLIGSPRTKDGCSPILNGFYIERYSNEQGTPVPELIQAPLHVLLK
- a CDS encoding TlpA family protein disulfide reductase; this encodes MKAVNKLNITIVILIVCVAGFAVWHNREPKAVAVFGQQDEPPMKIGPRAGLLAPSFSLQGTDGTIYAVNGPREKAVLVNFWASWCDPCKQEAPELNAMAEKYKDVLDIYGINVSSQDYKPNAERFIKKYGLVFPVMFDVKDEVYSKYNGAVFPTNVLIDKNGVISEIILGILSPEELEKKIIKLTES